From Coffea arabica cultivar ET-39 chromosome 2e, Coffea Arabica ET-39 HiFi, whole genome shotgun sequence, the proteins below share one genomic window:
- the LOC113730692 gene encoding neutral/alkaline invertase 3, chloroplastic-like → MMATAEVALQLYDGAGPQFWGSNIGYRKSGSSFPCRSFERCRKKRVLKSMKSLKCLSSSCRGIRIHQFPCINGVSHRYAATDKFGLSHCKCQSADNVGGLTAESGNGTWFVDNAKDFNSTNGNVRNFLELGAVKELKHDKELHHSNGNPPSDKTIQDGMNKGKSSFIENEAWELLQESVAYYCGSPVGTIAAKDPTSSSVLNYDQVFIRDFIPSGIAFLLKGEYDIVRNFILHTLQLQSWEKTMDCHSPGQGLMPASFKVRTVPLDVDDTATEEVLDPDFGEAAIGRVAPVDSGLWWIILLRAYGKCSGDLSVQERIDVQTGIKMILRLCLADGFDMFPTLLVTDGSCMIDRRMGIHGHPLEIQALFYSALLCAREMLAPEDGSADLLRALNNRLIALSFHIREYYWIDMKKLNEIYRYKTEEYSYDAVNKFNIYPDQISPWLVGWMPNKGGYLIGNLQPAHMDFRFFSLGNLWSIVSNLATTDQSHAILDLIEAKWADLVADMPFKICYPALDGQEWQIITGCDPKNTPWSYHNGGSWPTLLWQLTVACIKMNRPEIAAKAVEVAEKRLSRDKWPEYYDTKRGRFIGKQSRLFQTWSIAGYLVAKLLLANPGAAKILITEEDSELINALSCAISSSPRRRRGPKPSQKTYIV, encoded by the exons ATGATGGCCACTGCTGAAGTAGCTCTGCAACTATATGATGGGGCTGGTCCACAATTTTGGGGATCTAATATTGGCTATAGAAAATCAGGTTCATCGTTTCCTTGTAGATCCTTTGAAAGATGCAGAAAGAAAAGGGTCTTAAAGTCAATGAAATCTCTTAAATGTTTAAGCAGTTCATGTAGGGGCATTAGGATTCATCAGTTTCCGTGTATCAATGGGGTCTCACATAGATATGCTGCGACTGATAAGTTTGGTCTTTCGCATTGCAAATGCCAATCTGCTGATAATGTCGGTGGCCTAACAGCCGAGAGTGGAAATGGGACGTGGTTTGTGGATAATGCTAAGGATTTCAATTCAACAAACGGTAATGTAAGGAATTTTCTTGAGCTTGGGGCAGTCAAAGAGTTAAAACATGATAAGGAATTGCACCACTCTAATGGCAACCCACCATCCGATAAGACAATTCAAGATGGCATGAACAAGGGTAAATCGAGCTTCATTGAGAATGAGGCTTGGGAACTATTGCAGGAATCTGTTGCCTACTATTGTGGTAGCCCTGTTGGAACAATTGCTGCTAAGGATCCTACGAGTTCCAGTGTTCTGAATTATGATCAGGTCTTTATTCGTGATTTTATTCCCTCTGGAATTGCTTTCCTGTTGAAGGGAGAGTATGACATTGTCCGCAATTTTATCCTACACACACTTCAGTTGCAG AGCTGGGAGAAAACTATGGACTGTCATAGTCCTGGCCAAGGTTTGATGCCTGCCAGTTTCAAAGTGCGCACAGTTCCTTTAGATGTCGATGACACTGCCACTGAAGAAGTTCTGGATCCCGACTTTGGAGAGGCTGCAATTGGTCGTGTTGCTCCTGTTGATTCTG GATTATGGTGGATTATTCTGTTGCGTGCATATGGAAAATGCTCAGGAGACCTCTCAGTACAAGAGAGGATTGATGTCCAAACGGGAATCAAGATGATTTTGAGGTTATGTCTTGCTGATGGTTTTGATATGTTTCCAACGCTGCTGGTGACTGATGGTTCTTGCATGATAGATCGTCGGATGGGCATTCATGGTCATCCTTTAGAAATTCAA GCACTATTCTATTCGGCATTACTTTGTGCTCGGGAAATGCTTGCTCCAGAGGATGGATCAGCTGATCTTCTACGGGCATTAAACAATCGTCTTATTGCCTTATCCTTCCATATTAGGGAATATTACTGGATTGATATGAAGAAGCTGAATGAGATTTATCGCTACAAGACTGAAGAGTACTCCTATGATGCTGTTAACAAGTTCAACATTTACCCAGATCAGATTTCACCTTGGCTTGTTGGGTGGATGCCAAATAAAGGAGGCTATCTGATTGGAAACTTGCAACCCGCTCACATGGACTTCCGGTTCTTTTCGCTGGGAAATTTATGGTCTATTGTCAGCAATCTTGCAACCACGGACCAATCTCATGCTATACTGGACCTCATTGAAGCGAAATGGGCAGATTTGGTGGCAGACATGCCGTTTAAAATATGTTATCCTGCTCTTGATGGTCAAGAGTGGCAGATAATTACAGGCTGTGATCCAAAGAACAC GCCTTGGTCTTATCATAATGGAGGTTCTTGGCCAACTTTGCTCTGGCAG CTAACTGTTGCATGCATTAAAATGAATAGACCAGAAATTGCTGCAAAAGCTGTTGAGGTTGCAGAGAAGCGCCTGTCACGAGACAAGTGGCCTGAATATTATGACACCAAAAGGGGAAGATTCATCGGCAAACAGTCGCGCCTCTTCCAGACCTGGTCAATTGCAGGATATCTTGTGGCAAAACTTCTGCTTGCCAACCCGGGTGCAGCCAAGATACTTATTACCGAAGAGGATTCTGAGCTTATAAATGCCCTTTCATGCGCAATCAGTTCCAGTCCAAGACGAAGACGCGGGCCAAAACCTTCCCAGAAAACCTATATAGTATGA
- the LOC113730693 gene encoding uncharacterized protein, with product MPSVGMRRTTRVFGARVLRSGRRLWTGTGTGDGKYTKSANGDEWIELLENSGDGGGGANQRKERGRHGNEAAAKQEVRGMDVDVKVVKSAPEKVLHEGLDAENHVGKRWGVVYTRKRKCVDSSLVESSANGNKKRSIDDKRYGRQFFRKQWRKKTIQTELAEPGDSNMALMAQEESLDNARGHFLLVVFDSSCCSWYMAASFLNSILRYMRQARVGIQQLFAFLHSKAIALVYSSCGIRFLQGSNVVAERGVCVIWGTSCLVPVFAVDYSAVPYCFMYLHSRMLLHFAHLMYSVERCLVGIDDKNDNLSTLSMLTESVQASDALAASRNDYSGKTEVSVSVSVSVSNVAPTKLTGRNLQLRNGRNIQRSSFRSKRGRRPSSFGARKANGALASNLLSFRHNSNQLSPITPRHELRSWTVRHSVTNIKQVKSSLGGLKQDIDPTSCFANILVIDSDKCYREGGAIVTLEVSAEKQWHLAIKRDGVKRYSIITQSLMRACNCNRFTHAMMWGMDSGWKLEFTDKQNWSIFRDLYKKCSDRNAQVPVESFIPVPGVHEVSGYVNSGNYVRPATYISVKDDELSRALARRTANYDMDSDDEQWLNKNEFHKLLSAEEFELVIDAFERGFHSNPDDFSDETTIPNICLNVERSVLEAVHSFWVNKRKQRRASLIRIFQLYQPRRTQMIPNSVLRKKRSFKRQGSQIGRGKQRPFLKVMAAEQDAEEQQNAVLKVEEAKAAANRSEGLAVLKRQRAQQLMENADLASYKAAMALKIAELAQIAESTDNADLLLPVG from the exons ATGCCTTCTGTGGGAATGAGAAGGACTACCAGGGTTTTCGGAGCGAGGGTGTTGAGATCAGGAAGGCGTCTATGGACAGGGACAGGGACAGGGGATGGGAAGTACACGAAGAGTGCCAATGGGGACGAGTGGATTGAGCTTCTTGAAAATTCTGGGGATGGTGGAGGTGGTGCCAATCAACGCAAAGAACGTGGCAGGCATGGAAATGAGGCTGCTGCTAAGCAGGAAGTCAGGGGAATGGATGTTGACGTAAAAGTAGTGAAATCTGCTCCAGAGAAAGTTTTGCATGAGGGTTTGGATGCAGAGAACCATGTTGGCAAGAGGTGGGGAGTTGTATATACAAGAAAGCGGAAGTGTGTAGATTCTAGTCTTGTTGAATCTTCAGCTAATGGTAATAAGAAAAGGAGCATAGATGACAAGAGGTATGGGAGGCAGTTTTTTAGAAAGCAGTGGAGGAAGAAAACCATACAGACGGAGTTGGCTGAACCAGGTGATTCAAATATGGCTTTGATGGCACAAGAAGAATCACTAGATAATGCCAGAGGTCATTTCCTTTTGGTAGTTTTTGACTCTTCCTGTTGTAGCTGGTATATGGCTGCATCTTTTCTGAATTCTATTTTGAGGTATATGAGGCAGGCAAGAGTTGGTATCCAGCAGCTATTTGCATTCCTTCACTCCAAGGCAATTGCGCTTGTATACTCTTCTTGTGGCATCCGTTTTCTGCAG GGCTCTAATGTAGTTGCTGAGCGTGGAGTTTGCGTGATATGGGGTACCAGTTGTTTGGTACCGGTTTTTGCTGTGGATTATTCTGCAGTTCCTTATTGTTTCATGTATTTGCATTCAAGAATGCTACTCCATTTTGCTCATCTGATGTATTCTGTTGAACGATGTTTAGTGGGTATAGATGATAAAAATGATAATTTATCAACACTGTCCATGCTTACTGAAAGCGTCCAAGCTTCCGATGCGTTGGCAGCCTCCAGAAATGATTACTCTGGGAAGACGGAGGTGTCAGTGTCAGTGTCAGTGTCAGTGTCAAATGTTGCTCCTACTAAATTAACTGGTCGAAACCTGCAACTGAGGAATGGTCGTAACATTCAGAGAAGTTCATTTAGATCAAAGAGGGGCAGACGGCCTTCCTCTTTTGGTGCCCGAAAAGCTAATGGAGCTTTGGCTTCTAATCTACTTAGCTTTAGACATAATAGCAATCAACTTTCCCCAATAACACCAAGACATGAGCTTAGGAGTTGGACTGTCAGGCATTCTGTCACAAATATCAAACAAGTCAAGTCTTCCCTGGGGGGATTGAAACAGGATATTGATCCCACTAGCTGTTTTGCAAATATACTGGTTATAGACTCTGACAAGTGTTATAGGGAAGGAGGAGCTATTGTCACATTAGAAGTTTCTGCTGAAAAACAGTGGCATCTTGCAATCAAGAGAGATGGAGTGAAGAGGTACAGTATCATCACTCAGAGTCTTATGAGAGCATGTAATTGTAATCGCTTCACTCATGCCATGATGTGGGGTATGGATAGTGGTTGGAAGCTAGAGTTCACTGATAAGCAGAACTGGTCGATTTTCAGAGACCTGTACAAGAAGTGTTCAGATCGCAATGCACAGGTTCCTGTGGAGAGTTTCATTCCTGTTCCTGGGGTGCATGAAGTGTCTGGTTATGTGAACAGCGGCAATTATGTAAGGCCTGCTACATATATAAGTGTAAAAGATGATGAACTGAGTAGGGCGTTAGCAAGGAGAACAGCAAACTATGATATGGACTCTGATGATGAGCAGTGGCTAAATAAGAATGAGTTTCATAAACTTTTGTCTGCGGAGGAGTTTGAGTTGGTAATTGATGCTTTTGAGAGAGGTTTTCACAGCAATCCAGATGATTTCTCTGATGAAACAACAATTCCTAACATATGCCTGAATGTGGAAAGGAGTGTTTTAGAGGCTGTGCACAGCTTCTGGGTTAATAAACGGAAGCAGAGACGCGCATCCTTGATCAGGATTTTTCAG TTGTATCAGCCAAGGAGAACCCAAATGATACCAAATTCTGTCCTCCGCAAGAAAAGGTCATTCAAACGACAGGGAAGCCAAATTGGAAGAGGGAAACAGCGTCCTTTTCTTAAAG TAATGGCGGCTGAGCAAGATGCTGAGGAACAACAAAATGCCGTTTTGAAGGTGGAAGAAGCCAAAGCTGCAGCAAACAGGTCAGAAGGGTTGGCAGTTCTTAAGCGTCAAAGAGCTCAGCAGCTCATGGAAAATGCTGATTTGGCATCTTACAAAGCTGCCATGGCACTTAAAATTGCTGAATTGGCTCAAATTGCGGAATCGACAGATAACGCTGATCTCCTTCTCCCAGTCGGGTAA